The genomic DNA TCATGACCTGAAAAAACTCGGAGGCCTCTATGAATCAAACCCTGCACTTTCCGCGCATTTTCTGATCCCCGCGCTCTCCCTCGCAGGCATACCTCCTCTTTCCGGTTTCTGGGGCAAGCTGGCTCTGGTGCGCGCGGGGATCGAGGGTGGACAATACCTGATCGTCACCACGGCCCTCGCGGTCAGCCTCCTCACCCTTTTTTCGATGACCAAGATATGGCAGGAAGCTTTCTGGAAGGAACGTCCGGCAGAGGCTGCTCCTTCCCGCCGGCACACGTTGCCTTCCGAAGCACGGCTGCTGCTCATGGGTCCGACGGCGGCTCTGGCCCTCTTCACAGTAGTGCTGGGAGCGGCTGCGGGACCGGCACTGCTCCTTGCGGATGAAGCTGCAGCACAGCTAATGAATCCGGACGGATACATCAATGCCGTATTGGGCAAATCGCCATGAGAACCTTTCTCTTCCACATTCTGCTCATGCTGGCCTGGATAGCCCTTACGGGAAATTTCACCGCTACGAACATGGCCGCGGGCCTCCTGCTCGGCATCCTGGTAATCTGGGTCGTTCAGAAAGAGCGGGAGGGATACGTGACGCGGCTCGGACATGTGGCAGGCTTTCTCCTCTTTTTCCTCCGGGAGCTGACTGTGGCGAATCTGCGGGTGGCTCACGACGTGCTCACCCCCCGCCACCGGATGCGGCCGGGCATCCTTGCCATCCCGCTCGATCTGGAGTCCGAGGCGGAAATTACCTTCCTTGCCACCCTCATCACACTGACACCCGGCACCCTGTGCCTCGATGTAACTGAGGATCGCCGCACACTCTATC from Geobacter sp. DSM 9736 includes the following:
- a CDS encoding Na+/H+ antiporter subunit E is translated as MRTFLFHILLMLAWIALTGNFTATNMAAGLLLGILVIWVVQKEREGYVTRLGHVAGFLLFFLRELTVANLRVAHDVLTPRHRMRPGILAIPLDLESEAEITFLATLITLTPGTLCLDVTEDRRTLYLHAMYIDDPEKVRRTVKEGYERRVREVFR